The Capsicum annuum cultivar UCD-10X-F1 chromosome 3, UCD10Xv1.1, whole genome shotgun sequence genomic sequence GAAGGATCAAAACATTTTATGGAACTAGATTGTAGCTCATTGATATCAGACTAATTAATTGAGAATAGAAATAGTACTGAATATCATAGCAGAAGTTATTGAAATCCTTGAAATTATGTTaggtcataatttttttttcttttttgatgaaGTAATCTGAAAGGGGATAAATTCTGTTGAGTCTTCTCAAGATCCAAATGAGGGGGCTCCAAAAACTCTTAACTTTTAAGTACCTGTAGAAAAACTTCAATATATTCTTCCTGCCGCTACTTGATATTGTACAACAGATATATCACTTGTAACTGTTGGGAGCATCTACTTGACAGAGCTTTTCTTAAAGCACTGATAACGCCTTTTGCCCTTTTTTGTTTCGATGAAATAAATTGCTTCAATGCTTGCATCAAGAAGATGCAAAGTTAGACAAGTGGTAGATCTTAGCTCCATTACAATACAACGTAGAATCTGTCCTGGGAGCTGACCAAAAAATCAAAAGTTTGTAGGTCTAAGCTAGAGTAAGTGAGCTGATGAAAGTCTAGGAGGGGAAAAACATTATTTACAGGCATACTGTACTCTGAATAAAGAGATACTTAAGGCATTTTGTTTTTAGGGCATTGTTAGAAGTTGAAATGACATTAAAACATCTGAGATCCCTTTCTTGCCAAAGGCACCAAAAAATGCTTGCTGGGATCATCTTCCCAACTTTCCTAATTGACTCTGTCAACTTCCATCTGCTCCATCCTTCCACTACCTCCCTGTGTTGGAAATATGTCCGACATAGTCCCAAAATTGAAAGAAACATATACTGGACAATACAAACTGGAAATTCCTTTTACAGAGATTATCTTGGGTAGACAAGTACCTTTGAGGGCTTTCCAAATTTTGCCTTTTTTCTTTGGTTCTTTCGATCTATTAAAGAATAAAGCCCGTGTCTTTTCCTTAAGAACCTTTTCCTGTCCTGTGCCTAATATGTGAAAAACCGTTGTTGGGCTCCTAAGATGCCTGTACAGTAGATGGAGCAGTAGTCATTTACTTGAAAAAGGCTAGGCAGCACATAGTCGTATTGGCTGTGCCTGTTTTTGAGGTTTGTTCATATCTATAATTGCTCTGAGCCGGTGTATCCTAGCCCCTTTCTGAACTTCTGCATAAATGCAAAATGGAGTTTGCATTTCAAGAAGGAGAAAGGATCATTGAACCATGAAAAGTTTTGGTACATTGCTTTTGACATCAAGCTGAAACTAGTTTACATGTGAAACTAGCTTTGAGGAAATTCATGCCCGTTATAACTGGGCTCTAACCTTCTGCACTGAGTATCTTGAGTTTTGTTTCTGTCTAGCTATGAACGGAGCATTACTTATGAAATTAAGTTGAAACATAAGtagtctttcttttgtttgtgatTAGATATATAGATGGGGGATTTTAGCGAACTGATGAAATCATGGAACATCTGTTGACTTATGTTGTTTGGCTGCATGAGTCAAGTCCTTCTCTGAAGGATGCAAATTTTTTgcctaataaataaaaataaatacaaaaacaacaatataactagtgtagtcccacaaaatggggtttggagagggtagagtgtacgcggACCTTACCCCTGCCTCATAGTTAGAGAGGTTATTTCGggtagaccctcggctcaagaaaaaCATTTCAAAGTAGTCCAGAAAAAGAAGTACAAGCAACAACAAATAGTAACAAAAACAAtagaaatatattaattaaatttcttaatCAAGTATGAACACACACATTAAAAACTCAAGCATATAATTCATAATTCTTTTTGACTGAAATGTTCATTCCATAATTTTGATTTGTTTGGAGGACTAAGATAGTCTTTGAGTGGCTGCTTCGACTGCCATGAGTTGCTGATTTGGTGTATAGATGACGACTGGAATGTGGAAGTTCAGTAGAAAATGATAAGCCAGGTAAAGATTTATAGAAGAACCTTGTCCACTGAGCTCAAAAGAGTGAAAAGTGTTTCAGGTTCAGGACAGGCTTCTTCATAATACCGCAGGAAAACAGTCTATATCAGGGATGCTAGTTTCTGTCTTTCTGGATCTAATGTGTACCGAGTAATGGAAGTTTCTACCAGCTGAAGTAGTGCTCCCCTTTAGTATTTATTAATTTCACATGCATGTTTGTTTTGTATTTGCATTCTGATTCAACTTAGGCATTGTGATAATGTTTTATTATGCTATTTGATAGTTTTGTTGTTTTAAATTCTGTTTGATATCTTTGTTGTTTTAAACTGTTCAGATGTATCTTCACTCCTCGGATTTAGTAATTCAGATCAACCACAGCTTTGATTACATCTCTTCTAGAGCGCGGTGTTATTCGAACTACTCAATTGACAATAATCTTGCAAATTAATTGGGTGGCAGGCAATGGGATATGCAAATGGTCTTCTATGTCCACAGGGGAAGCAGCCACTTCTCTCCTTTGGGGTCATATCAGATGTCCAGTATGCTGATATTCCCGACGGTCGCTCATTCCTTGGTGTGCCTAGGTATTACCGGCACAGTGTTAGTGTGCTACAAAGGGCAGTTCAGAAATGGAATCAAGAAAAGCCTAAGTTTGTTCTTAATTTTGGGGACATTGTTGATGGGTTTTGTCCGAAAGATCAGTCAATGATTGCTGTTAAGAAAATTGTTAATGAATTTGATAAGTTCAATGGCCCTGTCCATCACATGATTGGAAATCATTGCCTTTACAATCTTCCTCGAAAGGTCTTGCTTCCATTGTTGAGAATCCCTGGCAATGAAGGTCatgcatattttgatttttctccAATTCCAGAATACAGATTTGTAATTCTAGATGCTTATGATATCAGTGCCATTGGTTGGCCAGAAGATCACCCAAATACGCTGAAGGCCTTGAAAGTTCTTCAGGAGAGAAATCCAAACTCAGACAAAAACAGTCCAAATGGACTTGTGGGAGCTGAGAGAAGGTTTCTCAAATTCAATGGAGGTGTTGGGGAAGAACAATTGGAATGGCTGGATCATGTCCTTCAGGAAGCTACCAAGTTGAATCAAAATGTTATAGTGTGTTGCCATCTGCCTTTGGATCTTGGAGCTTCATCTCCTGCAGCGTTGTTGTGGAACTATGATGAAGTGATGGATGTGATACATCGCTATAGCTGTGTGAAGGTCTGTATGGGTGGACATGACCATAAAGGTGGACATTCAGTTGACTCCCATGGTGTACATCATCGGATCCTTGAAGCAGCTCTTGAGTGCCCTCCCGGTACTGATGCTTTTGGACACATTGATGCTTTTGATGATAGATTATTACTTTTTGGTACTGATAGAATGAAGAGCACTGAAATGGTTTTTCGTCACTAGATCATACTTGCAAGTTGCAACAAAAAAATCTACAGGGTGTAAAGTTTACCCACATACTGTGGTTACAAAAACGGGTGTCAACTATAAGATATGCTAAAAAGCACTGTTCTCATGAATGCAAGAGGGACTTGGTTCTTATGTTAGTTTTGTTGCTTAAACCCAGATATCATGGTTGTTCCGTGTATGAGGTACATGTTGGACACTAGTCTTGGCCTTTGGGCTCCAGAAAATTCCCGAGTGTCTTTTTGGTTTAGCCCGGATCTGTAGAGTTCCAGAAGTTGCTTCTGTCCTGTAATAAACATGGTTGTATCTGGACCTGAATTAGTGAATTCAACCACAGATACATTATGTAATCATGTGTCTCTACTATATTATTTGTTCTTTGTTTGCTTTCCTATAACTAGTTGCATTATAATTGCAGATGTACCTTAAATTGAAGTTGTCATTGTGTGACCTATAGTTTACATATTCGAGCTGTGGAATTAGTCATTGATGTTTGCGTCTAGGTAGACAAAGACCCTTGCGTGTGATCCTTCCATGGACCGCGTGTGAATGCCGGATGCGAGATGTTTCGTGAATCAAGctgctttttttttaaaaaaaaaaatgatgttaaTGCCTAGATATGTAAATGTAGGAGCAAAGACTCTGTTTGATCACATAGTTGCTTACTAGTTAATTATTTCTGCAGTTGACCTCCTTTTAATCACATGTACTCCACGTTTCATAGCTTCTTCTTGGGTCAACACAGATTACTACTTTTCTCGACATCATCAATAAGAATTACTTATATATGCGCTTCAACTTTACTGGGATTTTTTGTTTtcgtttttttgttttttggcaTAAATCAGGAATTAGGAGATGCAACATGAACTAATCTTTGGTGTGAAATCTATATTATTAATTAGATTAGAGTTATTCCTTCTGTTTTACAGCTTCACGTTGCAGATATATAGTGTAGAACTGACGCAATATTGCAGATATATGCTATAGAACTAACACAATATTTTGCTGGTTCGACAAATAATTGGGCACCTTCAAAGCTGGAAAAAACAAATAATTGGGCACCTTCAAAGATGGAAAAAACAGATCAGTCccgcaaaagaaaagaaaaaatatatgcgTGATAAAAGTCCCATGACAATTGACAATATAATGTTTTGTCTCAACCTTTTTCCCTTGGTCCTTTCGTTTTCACAGGTAACTCAATAACTCCAATGTTTACTGTTTACTTTTCGTAAATGTTTTTTCCGTAAATGTTCATCGTAACACTTACGTTATACAGATATAAAGCGCTAGAATACCATATTTCTAAAATCATTTTCGCCTAAGACTTTTGCCCTTTCTCTTATTTGTTCTGTTGCAGATATATAGTGCAGAACTGACGTAATATTTTGCTGGCTCGACAAATAATTGGGCACCTTCAAAGATGTAAAAAACAGATCAGTTcgacaaaagaaaagaaaaaatatctgCTACTGTGAGAAAAGTTTCTTCTGACATCCCATGATAATTGACAATATAATGTCTTTGTCTCAACCTTTTTTCCCTTGATCCTTCGGGCgccgtttggtttgaaaacaagttataataGGATAAGTTATATTAGAATTAgttatgatgaaattatttttttttgggtatttggtttgttgtattcaagtAATATGTATAGtataatttttaagaataaattaagtgattacaaaaataccctccatcttatttaactcttttttatataatttcttttcaatctttaaatatttattcttaaaataaaattttcatattatttagcttaattttttgtgtgtgtgcgcatttttatgattatatcatgtgtattttaaaaataaaactttcatcttatttagctttaatttttttgtgtgtgcctTTCCATGATTATACCGTAtgtgtttaaaaaaaatcttatttagtttgaaataaaaattttcaacttaagtttgttaaagtaaaagaggatttattatttatttcatttcatttcatttaaacacatatcactcatataatatattaaaattcattttatatataccatatcaattttcaagtgattaaatcactattaatttaaaatatgtaattcaacaatggTGTTAAAATTTTTATGTGAGGCGGGtcaatgaaaatgaataattgaagataatgatggaataagaattttgaattttagatttaaatttttgataaattattatatattatcaataagtttttaatgtaaataaaaaatttatgtcaaaattattaagtatttaaattttattaaaattcataattaaaataatagtatatatatatgtgtgtgtgtgaaatgaAATCATAGGTTTTGaaggtattttagtctttgtataattttataccaaagaaaaatagtcttgggattgttatccTACCAATTGGGTGGATAATTTATTCCGGGACTAATTATTAGTCCCACGATAAGTTATCTCAAATATTTACAACTAAACGAGTGGTTCaaatttttatctcaaaattattaatttatctcaaaattattaacTTTAGTACCGCAAACCAAACACCCCTTAGTTTTCATAGGTAAATAACTCCAATGTTAACTTTTCTAATATAATGTCTTCGTCTCAACCTTTTTTCCCTTGACCCTTTCATTTTCATAGGTAACTCAATAACTCCAATGTTGACTTTTCTAAGTGTTCGTATTTATGTTATATAGATATAACACGACTTTCCAATGTTAACTTTTCTAAGTGCTCATCATAGTACTTATGTTATAAAGATATAACATGAGTTTTCTAAATGTTCATCGTAGTACTTATATTATACAGATATAACATGCTAGAATATCATATTTCTAAGATCATCGTCTGAGACTTTTGCCCTTTCTCTTCTCAACCAAGTAGAATCCAATAAGAGATATGACGGAGAAAGCAGAGAAGCAGGCTGCGCACACATTTATGGCAACATGGCGGCCTGTGATTGCCGTGATTTGGAACAAGTTGGTTTTCTTGTGAGAATCAGTTGTTTGGCCAAAGGCAACAACTTCACCAACATAGTCATAAACATAAGCCCTAATAAAATAGGAAGCACTAGGAACATCTTTCTCTATAGTCCAAGTGAAATTGTTGTTTGAAGGTTTATATGGCTTGGTGACAACGTTAAATTGACAAGTTTTATCCTTGTTGAGATTGTCATTTGACTTCCTCCATCCTCTGTCCAATTGGCTCATTGGAGCATAACATAATTTCACTTTCACTATCTTGTAGTTTGAGTCTGTCCCTGTTGGGTAATTCTTGTTTAATGACCATGTTATTGTCACTTGCTCTTCACCAGCTTGCAGCACTGCACTCAAATCAAATACAGAGTTAGAGAGCAGACTGTATAATCAATATTAACACAAATGCAGAATCAGAGAGTAGACTGTAATATTAACACAAATACACAGACAGAGAGCAGACTGTAATATTAACACAAATATAGAGTCAAAGAGCAGACAGTAACATTAACACAAATACAGAGTCAGAGAGCAGACTGTATATATTTACAATAGAGACAGTTTGTAATACGCTTAATGCAGACGGTATATATTTACTTCAAAAATAGAGACAGCTTGCAGCACCAGTTAATACAAATTTCTAATAGACTCTCTACAGAAATTAAAATGTCCTTGATATGAAATTCAAATTAATGACTTAAAAACTACTTTTGAACCATTAGGTTATTataacaactttcttcgcttatatattcagaatattcaacagtttatatataatttttttttttttatctatttgcACCATATAATTTTATGCAAATTGAActcattcttttaattttaacACCCATTAATTTAGATTTTCAAACTAGcgaaataaatatgatatgctCAACAAGACAGTTTCAATAAAATTAATGGTATAGAATTAAATTTAATACGTGaccttaaatatatatacaaataaaatattattaataacctaaattattttttggttcttagatactattactttttttttttggatagtaTTGTTAGAAAACATTAAACAATTACTTTtacatagtaatattattatttataaaagaaaagactaattttaattaataagatgttagtcattTATTTACAATGCATTCCCTTGAATATTGTTGTAAAAACATTATTTATTAATACGAAGATTTGAGTTGTTTAAATCAAAGTtctaagatatttttaaaaatagatttctttcttttttatttaaattttgaaccctttattttttacaatctttaatattattttaagtgaaattaaaatcataaaatttatattaaattttttgaagcCTCAAAATTTTAGAAGTTTCTAGCAAACATTTTATTAGTCTCACCCTTGAGCCACCCTGATGCTCGAATAAGAATTGAAAAAGATTGCTACTAAGGGgtacaaaattaaatttattaattatggaTCGATAATCaagccataattttttattttaacaaagaGCTCCCATCTTTTTATTTGCTCTGTAAGTCAAACTCccaacattaaaataaaaaatgaaagacaCCATCTTAGTAAGCCCTTTTTATCACCTTTATTTTTGGTGAGCAACTTTAGACAAAAACTTTCAAGGAATATATCTAATTAATTATCATTAGAATACTTTTTTTCTTATTGCTTTTTTAATAATCAGATACATCATTAAGAGTAAAAGGCATACCTTGTCCTTGTGAAGTTGAAGAATTAAGTATGAGAGTTTGGTGAAGGGAGGAGAAAAGGGCACCATAAGCAGTGATTTCAAAGCAAGAAAAAACAATTGTTGTTACAACAAAGATGTCAGAAATGGTTGCCATGATTGTGTTTttgcttttttttgtttttttgtttttgcacTTCCAAAGTACGAGGAAGAGAGAGATTGAGTGGGGgtggaaattaaagaaaagaaatagtgTACCACCAATTTATGTTTTATCAAAATATGTGATGATAATATGGACAAAGAGttaaacttttcttaaaatggaAATTGACTAAACAAAAATGAACTACCGTTTAATATACATTATACACCACCCAATGACCAATTCTAGTCCAATTAAATTTTCTGAAGAAATGTgttttcaaaagtttttttttttaaaaggagaaaaaagagttTTACCTCATAAGAAATGGAAGATATTTTAGTCGAACATAAATTGgtgtttttaatatatattttggcaaaaaatacttttgataaaaaaagatttaaaaataaataaattcggaAATTTTGGTCGACCAAGCTATacattttgaaattttgatcGAATATATATTATCAAACGATATACTCCCTCCGGTCAGTTTTACTTGTCACAACCTGATTTGGCACATTCattaaaaaagtaataataacaTGGTTACTTTATCATATACCAATGGCGGATCCACCTTGTAATTAAGGGGTTCATTCGAACCCCAttcgacggaaaattatactatttttacacgatcaaaaatatttttatgtatatgtagATGTTGAaaccccttcgactagttcgtatGTTTATTTCTGAATTCCTTCAATGAAAATCCTGACTCCGCCACTGATAGTACCTTTATTAAATGTTGTTTACATTATATggtgaaattaatttgaagaaaaaaataattaatactaagggtaaaagaggaaaaaaatttagCTTTCCTTAATATATCAAAAACAACATATAAAAGTAAATATACAATTAGAAGAtttgtgacaagtaaaaataaatcgTGGGAGTATTATTTGGTGGTGTCCGTTTGTTACGTATCTAATACAATAGCACTATGCGTGAAGAGGGGATGGAGTTCTTGGTCTTAATATGATGAATTAGTGGTgtctaataattaaaaattattgtttgAATCTCTGTTATATTATTGTAAATATTGATTAAATTAAGGCCACAGGTGGGCAGCctcaactttgaggaattttggAAAAGCTGGAATCACTTAGTATCATGATTATTGGAGGAAGATTCAAGGAACTTTCGACTAATATTCAGTCAACAAAGTTTTTTGATACCCATACAATAGCTAGTTTTGGTTTCTAAATAATTGATGTTTGTAATTTGAGTACACTCTTTTATAATTACTAGAATAAAATCACGtgcaatatttttaaaataaatttatataaaaaatatatatctcaaattaattattataaatcatttacatattcgtaaattgataatatttaataaaataaaagtaaaatagatatttatgacatgtatgCTTTGACTTCTTCAACTGTTCTtgtattatataaaatatttggcacatatattatttgaaatttattattataaattacaatagttaataattttaaatatctaaaaacatattaaaaatatgattgattatctaaattctatttgtaatacataaattgagagaaaaaataatatatattgatcTTGTGGTAGCACGGTCCCTTGATATCTAATAAATTAATAAGTAGAGTGTAAGTTTTTACTTATTAAATTTCAggcattattatatatataaacattcaTAGATAGCTTGTTTGCTGTTTCAA encodes the following:
- the LOC107862601 gene encoding manganese-dependent ADP-ribose/CDP-alcohol diphosphatase, whose amino-acid sequence is MGYANGLLCPQGKQPLLSFGVISDVQYADIPDGRSFLGVPRYYRHSVSVLQRAVQKWNQEKPKFVLNFGDIVDGFCPKDQSMIAVKKIVNEFDKFNGPVHHMIGNHCLYNLPRKVLLPLLRIPGNEGHAYFDFSPIPEYRFVILDAYDISAIGWPEDHPNTLKALKVLQERNPNSDKNSPNGLVGAERRFLKFNGGVGEEQLEWLDHVLQEATKLNQNVIVCCHLPLDLGASSPAALLWNYDEVMDVIHRYSCVKVCMGGHDHKGGHSVDSHGVHHRILEAALECPPGTDAFGHIDAFDDRLLLFGTDRMKSTEMVFRH
- the LOC107865993 gene encoding high-affinity nitrate transporter 3.1, which encodes MATISDIFVVTTIVFSCFEITAYGALFSSLHQTLILNSSTSQGQVLQAGEEQVTITWSLNKNYPTGTDSNYKIVKVKLCYAPMSQLDRGWRKSNDNLNKDKTCQFNVVTKPYKPSNNNFTWTIEKDVPSASYFIRAYVYDYVGEVVAFGQTTDSHKKTNLFQITAITGRHVAINVCAACFSAFSVISLIGFYLVEKRKGKSLRR